One stretch of Balneola sp. MJW-20 DNA includes these proteins:
- a CDS encoding 5-(carboxyamino)imidazole ribonucleotide synthase yields MSDSIPSATRVGFLGAGQLARMSAIEAFRLGMQVSVFSDRTENEPVQFMTPYSVSGSYDDLDDMISFAKQCDVITLENEFISSEILREVRDKSGTPIYPSPESFALIENKLIEKQTFENAGIPVTPYRLVSSEDEMAGFGEDYGWPYLLKSSKGGYDGYGNETVNNMEEAVKAYESLGGDKGRDILAEAFVDFTHELAVQVARNETGHVVYPCCETVQENHICVAVRSPAPVSEDIQVKAQELAVRAAEAIDGKGIFAFEFFLTTGGEVLLNESAPRPHNSGHYTIEGCSSSQFENHIRAVMGLPLGSAEMTKPAAVMINLLGTHNRDAVAENIEDAISAPFGHLHVYGKVQSKVGRKMAHYTLIGDDQDEIYDKARRITTDIQI; encoded by the coding sequence ATGTCAGATTCTATTCCCTCCGCTACCCGTGTTGGTTTCCTCGGTGCAGGTCAGCTTGCCCGAATGAGCGCCATTGAAGCATTCCGACTGGGAATGCAGGTTTCTGTATTCTCAGACCGCACCGAAAACGAGCCTGTTCAGTTCATGACCCCTTATTCGGTATCAGGGTCTTATGATGATCTGGACGATATGATCAGCTTCGCAAAGCAATGCGATGTGATCACTCTTGAAAACGAATTTATAAGCTCGGAGATCTTAAGAGAAGTACGCGATAAAAGCGGTACACCTATTTACCCATCCCCGGAATCCTTTGCACTGATCGAGAATAAACTGATCGAAAAACAAACCTTTGAGAATGCCGGTATTCCTGTCACTCCATATCGACTGGTATCCTCGGAAGACGAAATGGCCGGCTTTGGGGAGGATTATGGATGGCCCTATCTGCTGAAGTCATCTAAAGGAGGATACGATGGCTACGGTAATGAGACTGTAAACAACATGGAGGAAGCAGTTAAAGCCTATGAGAGCCTAGGCGGAGATAAAGGACGAGATATTCTTGCTGAAGCTTTTGTCGATTTCACCCATGAGCTTGCTGTTCAGGTCGCTCGCAATGAGACCGGGCACGTGGTCTACCCTTGCTGCGAAACGGTTCAGGAAAATCATATCTGTGTAGCAGTAAGGTCTCCGGCACCGGTTTCGGAAGATATACAAGTAAAGGCACAGGAACTTGCTGTACGCGCAGCTGAAGCTATCGACGGGAAAGGCATCTTTGCTTTTGAATTCTTTCTGACCACCGGAGGAGAAGTCTTACTGAATGAATCTGCTCCCAGACCCCATAATTCTGGACACTACACGATTGAAGGATGTTCCTCTTCCCAGTTCGAAAATCATATCAGAGCCGTAATGGGTCTCCCGCTGGGATCAGCTGAGATGACCAAACCTGCGGCCGTAATGATCAACCTGTTGGGTACCCATAACCGGGATGCTGTTGCTGAAAATATTGAAGACGCGATCAGCGCCCCCTTTGGCCACCTGCATGTGTATGGCAAGGTACAGAGTAAAGTAGGAAGAAAGATGGCTCATTATACACTGATTGGAGACGATCAGGATGAGATCTACGATAAGGCAAGAAGAATAACCACCGATATTCAGATCTGA
- the purE gene encoding 5-(carboxyamino)imidazole ribonucleotide mutase, producing MSSNPEVGVVMGSDSDWPTMKEATEILDHFGISYEKKVVSAHRTPDDMAEYGRTARERGLKIIIAGAGGAAHLPGMLASHTTLPVIGVPVKTTALGGLDSLYSIVQMPNGIPVATVAIGKAKNAGLLAVRMLGMNDNELADTLSAYHLEMAKESRLKTNNLK from the coding sequence ATGAGCTCTAACCCGGAAGTCGGAGTAGTAATGGGCAGCGACAGTGACTGGCCTACAATGAAAGAAGCAACGGAGATCCTGGATCATTTCGGAATTTCTTACGAAAAGAAAGTCGTATCCGCTCATCGGACTCCTGATGACATGGCAGAATACGGACGAACAGCCCGCGAGCGAGGTCTTAAGATCATCATAGCCGGTGCAGGTGGTGCAGCCCATCTTCCGGGAATGCTGGCAAGTCACACCACATTGCCGGTGATCGGGGTTCCCGTTAAAACTACTGCTCTGGGAGGACTTGATTCTCTTTATTCCATCGTACAGATGCCAAATGGCATACCGGTAGCAACCGTTGCAATAGGAAAGGCTAAGAATGCGGGATTGCTTGCTGTACGTATGCTCGGAATGAATGACAACGAACTTGCAGACACTCTTTCAGCATACCATCTGGAAATGGCAAAAGAATCCCGACTTAAGACCAATAACCTCAAATAA
- a CDS encoding T9SS type A sorting domain-containing protein, protein MNKLRITVFILAMGICPVLLLGQNRPLPDKLTDRSDENTAFWKEFRWLRADHIMEKSVADEDLTEAETFSWDGDVWVPSSLTNYEYDSGQIVTIDNSYHDGQSYLLQMRNIFIYSNGRLAENVMQVLNFFTMELENNFRTLNSYTESGGNILLSQIIEEEWQNETWVPVYQENYTFDNGVITSGISYEYVNGTPEERDRFTVTVSNDTTYITTDVRDAGEWVPIEREIYPGYTPAELFDYFTKTLDEIYTMMFSVSLISIDYPDYILQVYSNGGWDNEEAQVTSKVYANPSDPSTLILISKDYDVWNGTWVTEEIEEIHYNQKSVPDSSLFKMFMESEFVPYYRDIYTYDEGMHLTEILTSFDSGAGFQNYIRHELRYGGSSTSVEEPEEVITRFELEPAYPNPFNPVTNITYRIAETGKVSISVFDVVGREVADLYNGVQNAGRHTLQFDAGNLSSGTYFVVMRGANYYRVSGITLIK, encoded by the coding sequence ATGAATAAGTTACGAATAACCGTATTCATACTAGCAATGGGGATTTGTCCTGTATTACTATTGGGACAGAACAGGCCACTACCAGACAAATTAACAGACAGATCCGACGAGAATACTGCATTCTGGAAAGAATTCAGGTGGCTCAGAGCCGATCATATAATGGAAAAATCTGTGGCAGATGAAGACCTGACGGAAGCAGAAACTTTCTCATGGGATGGAGATGTCTGGGTACCTTCCTCATTAACTAATTATGAATATGACAGTGGTCAGATTGTAACGATAGATAACTCCTATCATGACGGACAATCGTATTTACTGCAAATGAGGAATATTTTTATTTATTCGAATGGGAGGCTTGCAGAAAATGTGATGCAGGTTCTGAATTTTTTCACCATGGAGTTGGAAAATAATTTTCGGACCCTAAATTCATATACAGAATCAGGAGGTAATATTTTACTAAGCCAGATCATTGAAGAGGAATGGCAGAATGAGACCTGGGTACCGGTTTACCAGGAAAATTATACCTTTGATAATGGAGTAATCACCAGTGGTATCAGTTATGAGTATGTAAATGGCACTCCTGAAGAAAGGGATCGGTTTACGGTAACCGTATCAAATGACACCACCTATATAACCACTGATGTCCGTGACGCAGGAGAATGGGTTCCTATAGAAAGAGAGATCTATCCGGGCTATACACCGGCCGAGCTTTTTGACTATTTCACGAAGACACTGGATGAGATATATACCATGATGTTCTCAGTTTCACTCATTTCAATTGACTATCCGGACTATATACTTCAGGTTTATTCAAATGGGGGATGGGATAATGAGGAAGCCCAGGTAACTTCTAAAGTCTATGCGAACCCATCCGATCCATCAACCCTTATACTGATCTCGAAGGATTATGATGTCTGGAACGGCACATGGGTTACAGAGGAAATCGAAGAGATACACTATAATCAGAAATCAGTTCCGGATTCATCATTGTTTAAGATGTTTATGGAATCTGAGTTTGTACCGTATTATCGCGATATCTATACCTATGATGAGGGTATGCACCTGACTGAAATTTTGACCTCTTTCGATTCGGGAGCTGGATTTCAAAATTATATCCGTCATGAATTGAGATACGGAGGCAGCAGTACCTCAGTGGAAGAACCGGAAGAAGTGATCACCCGGTTTGAACTGGAACCGGCTTATCCTAATCCCTTTAATCCGGTTACAAATATCACCTATAGGATCGCTGAAACCGGAAAGGTATCAATTAGCGTATTTGATGTTGTGGGAAGAGAAGTCGCCGATCTGTATAACGGAGTCCAGAATGCAGGAAGACATACGTTACAGTTTGACGCAGGCAACCTGTCAAGCGGAACCTATTTTGTAGTTATGCGTGGCGCAAATTACTACCGGGTAAGTGGGATCACACTGATCAAGTAA
- a CDS encoding heavy metal-binding domain-containing protein, translating to MIMSTTPKLEHKQIKQYKGIVTGEAILGANIFKDFFAGIRDIVGGRSGAYEKELQSARRIAFEEMELKASSVGANAIVGIDIDYETIGANGSMLMVSVSGTAVIAE from the coding sequence ATGATAATGAGTACTACCCCCAAGCTGGAGCACAAGCAGATCAAACAGTACAAAGGAATTGTAACAGGAGAAGCTATCCTCGGAGCAAATATCTTTAAAGACTTCTTTGCAGGAATAAGAGATATCGTAGGTGGGCGCTCTGGTGCTTATGAAAAAGAATTGCAGTCTGCACGGCGAATTGCATTCGAGGAAATGGAATTAAAAGCGAGTAGTGTGGGAGCCAACGCTATAGTAGGTATTGATATAGATTATGAAACCATCGGTGCCAATGGTTCTATGCTGATGGTATCTGTCAGCGGCACAGCCGTAATTGCTGAATAG
- the dnaJ gene encoding molecular chaperone DnaJ — MTNRDYYEILGVDKKASEAEIKKAYRKMAMKYHPDRNKGDADAEKKFKEASEAYEVLKDPQKRSRYDQFGHAGVNGHGAGAGGVNFDDMGFEDIFSRFGDIFGSGFFGDDIFGGGGAGRARSRSRREAGQPGSDMKLRISLSLEEIAFGTDKKLKVKKYIKCDECTGTGAETDNDYETCSTCNGMGEVRQVSRTILGQMVNVQTCPKCHGDGRIIKNACKKCNGEGRVKGEETVKIHIPSGVSSGNYITLRGQGNAGKRGGSAGNLIVLIEEKEHEHFEREGNNIYYNLTLSIPDALLGTEVEVPTLKGKAKLRIEAGTQPGKMLRMRGKGIMGLNNSGQGDQYVRINVYMPDDLTDEQKKMIGSLKDEDNFSAKHAKDDGKGFFSKMKDVFG, encoded by the coding sequence ATGACCAACAGAGATTACTACGAAATATTAGGGGTAGACAAAAAAGCTTCAGAAGCCGAGATCAAGAAGGCCTACCGGAAGATGGCTATGAAATACCATCCTGACCGGAATAAAGGGGATGCTGATGCTGAAAAGAAATTTAAAGAAGCATCTGAGGCTTATGAGGTCCTGAAGGATCCGCAGAAGCGATCCCGATATGATCAGTTCGGACACGCCGGAGTGAACGGCCATGGTGCCGGTGCCGGTGGGGTTAACTTCGATGATATGGGCTTTGAAGATATCTTTAGTCGTTTCGGAGATATCTTTGGAAGTGGTTTCTTTGGGGATGATATTTTTGGCGGCGGAGGAGCAGGAAGAGCCCGGTCCAGAAGCCGACGAGAAGCCGGCCAGCCAGGATCCGATATGAAACTCCGTATTTCCCTGAGTCTCGAAGAGATCGCATTCGGTACCGACAAGAAATTAAAGGTCAAGAAGTACATTAAATGCGATGAGTGTACCGGTACCGGTGCTGAAACCGATAATGATTATGAAACCTGTTCAACCTGTAACGGAATGGGAGAAGTTCGCCAGGTTTCCCGGACCATACTCGGACAGATGGTGAATGTTCAAACCTGTCCAAAATGTCATGGTGATGGCCGCATCATAAAAAATGCCTGTAAGAAATGTAATGGTGAAGGGCGGGTTAAAGGTGAAGAGACCGTCAAGATCCATATTCCGTCCGGAGTAAGCAGCGGAAACTATATCACGCTTCGCGGGCAAGGTAATGCGGGTAAACGTGGCGGGTCTGCCGGTAACCTGATCGTGTTGATCGAGGAAAAAGAACACGAGCATTTCGAACGAGAAGGAAACAACATCTATTATAATCTGACCCTCTCCATTCCGGATGCATTACTGGGAACAGAAGTAGAAGTACCCACTCTGAAAGGAAAAGCTAAACTCAGAATTGAAGCAGGAACCCAGCCGGGTAAAATGCTGAGGATGCGCGGTAAAGGCATTATGGGACTGAATAACTCAGGCCAGGGTGACCAATATGTCCGTATCAATGTTTATATGCCGGATGATCTTACGGATGAGCAGAAAAAGATGATCGGCTCGCTGAAGGACGAGGATAACTTTTCAGCTAAACATGCAAAAGATGACGGAAAGGGATTCTTTTCAAAGATGAAGGATGTGTTCGGATAA
- a CDS encoding nucleotide exchange factor GrpE codes for MAEEKDKSLKEEETVSEEVAEEAATAEESGTEEENELSEAESRILELEEQLASTKDSLLRKAAELENVRKRVQRERLQLFEEAKAGALEDFLPVNDDLIRTMQAAEESDLDGSFMEGLKLVSDKFSDVLEKHGVKRIDETGVPFDVNLHDAMMKQPSEDMESDMVLQVIESGYKIGDRTIRHAKVIVSE; via the coding sequence ATGGCAGAAGAAAAAGATAAATCATTGAAAGAAGAAGAAACGGTGTCGGAAGAAGTGGCTGAAGAGGCGGCAACAGCCGAGGAAAGCGGAACCGAAGAAGAAAATGAATTAAGTGAGGCTGAGTCCAGAATACTGGAACTTGAAGAGCAACTGGCATCTACCAAAGACTCTCTGTTAAGGAAGGCAGCCGAACTGGAGAACGTTCGAAAGAGGGTCCAGAGGGAAAGACTTCAGCTTTTTGAAGAGGCAAAAGCGGGTGCCTTAGAAGATTTTCTTCCAGTTAATGATGACCTGATCAGAACGATGCAGGCAGCGGAAGAGTCTGATCTGGATGGAAGTTTCATGGAAGGTCTGAAGCTGGTGTCTGATAAATTTTCAGATGTTTTAGAAAAACACGGTGTAAAGAGGATAGATGAGACCGGTGTACCATTTGATGTGAATCTGCACGATGCGATGATGAAGCAGCCTTCGGAAGATATGGAAAGCGATATGGTACTTCAGGTAATTGAAAGCGGATACAAGATCGGTGACCGCACGATCCGCCATGCAAAAGTAATAGTCAGCGAATAA